The genomic DNA GTGCTGCTCGCGCTCGTCCCGCCCGCGTGGTTCAAGGTCATGGACCCGAAGGTCAAACGCTTCCGCGCGATGCAGGATGCGTACAAGGCCGAAAGCGAAGAGGATTTCGCGAAGACCGCGCAGGCGTAGTCGCGATCCGCACGATGCGGTAGGGGCGCGAAACGTCGCGCCGCGTTCCTGGGAACGCCGAACCCCAGTTCGGCATAGCGGTATGGATCAATCAGCAGCGCGATGCGTGACTGACCGCTCCCTTACGGTCGCGGCTCTGATCGCCGCGGATTGGGCCTCACCGAGCGGCGCGACAATCCTCATTCTTCAATCCTCATTCTTCAATCCTCAATCTTCAATCTTCAATCCCTCAGCAGCCGCACCCGCCGCACGCGCCTCCGTCGTCATCGTCGTCATCGTCGTCCGCGTCCACCTCGTCATCGTCCGAGCCGCCGGCTTTCCCATTCGTCGTCACGTTGCATCGATCGGACAGGCACGCGGCGAATGACGTGCAGTCGTCCACGTTCGGATGGTCGATGCACTCGCGGATGCAATCCCACGGCCCGCTGTCGTCCTTGCACATCTCGAAGGCGGTCTCACCGTCGAGCGCCTCGCCCGAGGACATGATTGCGAGATCGCAGTCGGTGTAGATCGTCGTCAGCACGTCCGCGCACGGCTTCTCGCCGTCGTCGTCGTCTCCATCGTCGTCGTCATCATCATCATCGTCGTCGCCGCCGGTGCCCTCATCGACGCACTGGTCCTGCGTTTCGGAACACTCCTTGCCCGAGCCGCAAGGATCGCCGGAATGATTTGAGCACGAGCCGTTGCTGCACGTGTCCTGCCCGTTGCAGAACTTGCCGTCGTTGCACGAAGCGCCGGCGTTCGCGGGCGACCAGCTCGATCCCGAACTCGCCACGTTGCATTGCTGGCAGATGTCGTCCGGATTGACGTCGCCGTTGTCCCAGCATTGCCCGTCGATGACGCACCCGCTGCAGTTTGCGAATTCCTCGACGAAATCCTGGATGCTGTCGAGCAGCAAAACGCCGTGGCAGCTTCCGAGCGTCAGCACCGCGATCGTGTTGTACGCGCCGCCGCCGGCGTTGTGATAAATCGACGAGCCGCTCTGGCCTGGGATGCAGTAATACGGCCAGGTACCGAATTTGTAGTCGATCTGGATCATGCGCGAGTCGATGTCCTCAACGCTGTCTGTGTCCCACCACATCTCGTCGCCGGGATAGCCCGAATCGCTCGGGTAGCCCGCCGTATCGAACTGCCGGCTCGTGTACCAGGAATTCGAGTCATCGTGATACGCGCCAAGGAAACCCGTACCCGAATAGGGAGCCACCTCGATCACGCCCCAGTCGCGCGTGTAGTCGCTGAAATTCGACCAACTGCTGTTGGTCGCCCAGTTCACGGCGTAGCGCGCCTCGAACGGCTCGTTGTTCTCGTCGAGCCCGGGTATGACGATGATCTCCTCCGCGAGGCCGCCGCCGTTGTCGTTGTCCCAAACGCAGTGCCCCGCGGTGAGGACGGTGCGCGTATTGAAGATGAACGACCCGGAGCACGCGCCCCAGAAATCGCCGTTTTTCATGTAGAGCTTCACGACGGTGCTGTAGGGATATTGCGTCGTGTCGTCGATCTGCTGGTGTCCGCCGGCTTTCGCGATGTCCGCGGTTTCGAGCGGCGGATAGATCGGCCCCGCGTCGGGGAAAACGCGATCGACGGAGAGAGGGTCGTATCGATAAACGAGCGTCTCCGGTTCGAGCGCGATGCTCATTGGATCGACATCCGGAAAATCGATCGGTACGGCCTGCGCCTCGATGACGGCCAGCACATCCGGATCGACGCGATAATCGGCCACCGACGCCGCGTGCGCGCCCGAAACAAAAAAGCCCGTCGCAAAGGCGACGAACGCAAAAATCCCCACGGTTGCTCTTGTCCCTGGCCGCATGTCAAAACCCTCCGCTCGCCCCAAAAAATAGCAGGCAGTATTTTCCGGTGATTCGCGGGAAAGTCAAACGACTTTGTTCACGGCAAAGTATGTCCTGAGTGCAGCCGAAGGAACGC from bacterium includes the following:
- a CDS encoding trypsin-like serine protease, coding for MGIFAFVAFATGFFVSGAHAASVADYRVDPDVLAVIEAQAVPIDFPDVDPMSIALEPETLVYRYDPLSVDRVFPDAGPIYPPLETADIAKAGGHQQIDDTTQYPYSTVVKLYMKNGDFWGACSGSFIFNTRTVLTAGHCVWDNDNGGGLAEEIIVIPGLDENNEPFEARYAVNWATNSSWSNFSDYTRDWGVIEVAPYSGTGFLGAYHDDSNSWYTSRQFDTAGYPSDSGYPGDEMWWDTDSVEDIDSRMIQIDYKFGTWPYYCIPGQSGSSIYHNAGGGAYNTIAVLTLGSCHGVLLLDSIQDFVEEFANCSGCVIDGQCWDNGDVNPDDICQQCNVASSGSSWSPANAGASCNDGKFCNGQDTCSNGSCSNHSGDPCGSGKECSETQDQCVDEGTGGDDDDDDDDDDGDDDDGEKPCADVLTTIYTDCDLAIMSSGEALDGETAFEMCKDDSGPWDCIRECIDHPNVDDCTSFAACLSDRCNVTTNGKAGGSDDDEVDADDDDDDDDGGACGGCGC